Proteins encoded by one window of Terriglobales bacterium:
- a CDS encoding PIN domain-containing protein produces MAIMIDADVIIGGEKGTFDLRRWLASRPDDEFEIAAITVAELWHGVERATGSHRLRRQQYLERVIVTLSVVPYTQRTAYEHARIWAELDSRGKMIGYYDLIVAATALERRSQVATFNRRHFAQIAGLDILEPRL; encoded by the coding sequence ATGGCGATAATGATCGATGCCGACGTCATTATCGGTGGAGAAAAAGGCACTTTTGATCTCCGCCGCTGGCTGGCTTCTAGGCCTGATGATGAGTTCGAAATTGCGGCGATCACCGTAGCAGAGCTGTGGCATGGCGTGGAGCGAGCAACGGGCTCACACCGCCTGCGGCGCCAACAGTATCTTGAGCGAGTGATCGTGACGCTATCCGTCGTTCCATATACTCAGCGCACAGCATATGAGCATGCGCGGATCTGGGCGGAGCTCGATTCGCGTGGGAAGATGATCGGCTACTACGATCTGATCGTCGCGGCAACCGCTTTGGAACGCCGAAGCCAGGTGGCCACCTTCAACAGGCGACACTTTGCTCAAATCGCCGGGTTGGACATCTTGGAGCCGCGTCTCTAG